The Nomia melanderi isolate GNS246 chromosome 6, iyNomMela1, whole genome shotgun sequence genomic sequence GAAGTTGAGTAAGAAGTCCCGCAGGTATTGACCAAGGTTCAGGTGGTAGATCGAGTCTTCCAGTAATTCTGGATCTTCCTCGCCTTCCTCCGCTTCGTTCGAAACTTCCTCTAACACTGATCGGACACATTTGATATACTACGAATAGAGAACCAATGAGAATAAGAAATTATACTTACGTAACATGGTCTCGTAGCCTGGATCTAGGAAGGTATTGTTATCGTCACCCTCGTCGTCATCGTCAGATTCCTAATAGGCAAACATATCTATTTACTatctgtaacttttgtttgccAATCACTGTTAACACgctgaacgccgcacgattccatagagcaaaatacacgaaatgggaaaaatataatattaaatcattcgattgcaTTGCATTACTACTGCATATtcgtcaaactgaatgtcaccgcattagatagtagtattaataatatagaaatgtttacaatCATCGtctaattgagtgaactgtagtcaTTCGGtctggttgggggtcaccggtgaccctcacggcattcaacgtgttaaatagataTTTAATTGTTACTAACGTCCGACTCTTGATTCGCAGTGACTGCTTCCATATCGTTCGACAGTTCGTTAATGATCAGTTTGAAAATCTTAACCAGTACCGGTATCGTGGTCCACTGATAAGGCTGTGATTCGGTTTTACTCCTAGTCCTTACACCCACCTCATTTCCTGTATAAAGTCTCggatttaattaaccctttgcactgagaAGGCGGCTCTCAATCGCTTGATTTgacgtaataaaactataaagtctgatatttaatatttaactctgtataacgcctcgatgcgtgaaatattggaataaaatagctttgttcctcaacgtacttgtgatttctgttcaagttagtttcaaagaatattgtctttgtctcgtcgaaaaatgttaaatgtttctagtgacaaagggttaagaactcAATAATTCGGAAACAATGTAATAGATGTTGATATGGCGTTCGATACACGATTAGCACCTTTGAGTCTACGAAcctgaaaatatttgatcgccCTTGACGGTGATTTGGTTCAGCCGACTATCATCATGAGTAACGCCGTACTCGAGTATCTTGCACAGTGCGATCGTGGCCACCTTACGCTCGTACCTGCCGAAGAACAGGTGCTGTCTGCTGACCCACTCGGTGAGCACGAACGCGAGCGCGCTCTGTCCTGTTGGACCGGGCACGGTAGATAGGAAGTTTAGGACGGCGTCGAATTCCGTGTTTATCAGGTGGGCGTATATCATGAGCAAACTCTGTACCACAATTAACGTTTCCGCCCTTTGCATTTTACTCAACACAGCCTTCAGCAGAAGGTCTAGATTCTCGCCTAGCTTGTCACCTGCTTTCCTAATCAACGTTGTCACCAGTCGACCAACGAAAGTGGCAGTGAACTCACTCGACTGAAAAGCAGAGCAAGTTAAAAATTGCGTTCtttaagaaaatgttattaaaacttGTATCGAACGTGTCGGAAATTTAGGCCGTTATTTCGCGAATGATTTCTACGTTAAATGCTAATAACGGTCATGTTAAGAAAACCTAAAAGGAATAAACCACCTGTGGGTTCAGAAGCTGTGCAACTATCTGCAATATGTACTGCAGGCCGGTTTGACCATCACTGTCGCGATGAACTGTGACTTGTTGCGCTGCAACGGACAAGTAGGTGCGTATCACTTCGCTCCCGCTTTGCAACGTTTCGTTTTCTTCTGAATTAAGTATACAGTGGCACGCAGCAGGGAAAGCAGTCTCGACCAGCGCACTGCTTAAAGGTGTTGGAGAGTACTGAACTAATACCTGTAGCACATCTAAAGCTACATCTCGGCACCCCTCTGAAAGTaaagaagaaaaacatttattaaaatttgctCAAGGGTAGATAATACTCAAGAATCAACAACAGTTTACCATCTTTCGATTTGTCCATAGACGTTACAGCCATCATGCTTGTCAATGTGGGTATCAGACGAGTCTGTAATGGACCTATGCAAAGTGGATTTTGCGTGAGACTTTTGAATATGTCTTGGCACAGACAAAATATAGTTGGATCGGTATAAAACTTCAAGAACACGGCAATTGTTAGTggacatattttattttccactgaAGCGGTGAATGCTTTATCCAGCTGTGAAAGTTAAAAacagaaacataaattaatttgaaatggtAACACTTAAAGCAAGTagcaaaaaatatattacctCAACCACCACTTGGAAGGTTTCTATGACTAAGGTCAGAACTTCTGTGGACGGCTGACTGGCTAAATTGAAAAGTCCTTGGAATATTTTAGGTAAATGAGACCGTATATTGTTAACAAGAGCTCCACTGGTTTCCGTGGTTGATGCCTCACAAAACCAATAAATGGATTTCACTGCGCTGATACGAATGCAAGCTGGCTGATTTTCTTGCAAACCATTAACCGTTGCTTCCAAGAATTGTGAACTCAACGCTGATGGCATTATTTCGGCATATTTCCCGCCGACGCATAAACAACGGCCAAGAAGTAATGGTGGAGCTCCTATGTTACATGTAAATATAGAATCTAGTCGTTGAAAGAtgagaagaaaacaaaaatacaatatacctGAATCGTTGAGAGTAGCTAACACAACTGTTGCTAAAAACTGTATCATATCGAACTGAAGCATTCCAGAAGTATATTTCTCTACGACAGCGGATTTGACTTTACATAAAGCTAAAATAGAAGATTCACGTATCTTCCACCAGGAATCATTATTTTCTCCGGCACCGTTCTGTAGTCTACTTGTTGCTTCAATGTGGCGTGTAACTACTTTACAAAGAGCATTCACTGCCTTCTCTGCAGAATAATTTACAAGAGCCtgcattgaaaattaatataagatataaaaaatgaattgtcctgaaaaaattgaaagatttgtTCAGGAAACTTACTGTTAGAAGCTCTTGAGCAGAAATACGGACATTGTAGGACAcatcttcttcttctacaaACTGATTAGGACTTGAAGACCATAATTCGATCTGATCCTCggttatttgcataaaaataatcaaataatacatAACATCTTGCAACAAATTATCCAAAAGATTTGAGAATCGTTTGCGGTCCAGAATGGAACTGACAAATTCGAATATCgcaataatcaaattattaaagTTAATTACTTCACCTATAAACGagaagaaacatttaaaattactcAAAACTTTCAAAACCAGAAGTTCAAATAAAGTGTTTTATAGAGAATCACCATCAGAATCAACTTCTTTATcgttttcctctctttctccattTACAGTTCCTTCCTGATAAATTTTTGCGCTTTGAGTTAAAGTTTTCCACACAGGTGGTAGCATTTGTGGTAAAAAGTTCGATACATATTTAGGTAATTTAGTTACAAGACAATTTATAGCTTTGATAATATTAGTTTTAAGCCCACTATCACTGGTTGGGCCATCAGGCACTTGTAAACATTGAACAAATTTTTCACAAAACATGGGAATAACTGGTTGCAAATATTGCTCTGTAAATCCCTTTTGATAAAGTTCTGTAGCAGCTACCAATGATGTAATTGTAGTGAATATTTCAACTGCACGTCCACGAATTCGAATAGAGTATTGCTGAAAATTGAATCCATATGATTATAATGATAACATTTCATAGTGGGGAGAACATACAttttcactttgaaatattctatacatttCTTGAAGGATAACTGGTCCCACATTTGGCAACTGAGTATCGCTAAGGTCAGAAGTGAATTCTGTTAAAACTCTCATTGCTCCATGCACAGCATATTCACTTTCACCACTTAAACAACTGACAAGTATATCAAATAAACCTGGCCAATTTTCTGGCCAATCCCAATGAGCAATGGCAGATATTGCATATGCTACAGCTGTACGTACCTGAaataaatacatgtaaataatgtaactaTTACTGCATACATATATtatcgataaataaaaattctttatgaCTACTTACTTTACTAATAGATTCTCTAAGTGCTAGTggtaataattctttaattctttcttttgtaGTATGCTTTATTTCTGGTGGCCTAAATTTTTCAGCAACTGAACACCAATGTGTTTCTACATATTGCTTTAACAATACTGAAGCAAGTTGCCTAATAGGTAAATGTCCATTTTGATCTACCACAAATTCTGTTAAATGAATACCAAATTCTTCTGTAACTTCTAAAGCTTGAATCCTCTGTTCTGCTGCTTGACGAGTATCGTGGTGAGGAGACAAAATTCCAGTCAATGTTTCGTACAAGGCCTCTCTCAGAGACCCTTGTACATCACATCCCATTGCACTCATTATAACAATCTTCTATGTTTTTACTTTGCACCTGTTatcaatcaaatatttaattaacacacTGATCTACCTATGCtgttactaataaattatttatttacctgtACGCATATCCCTATGAAGTACTTATTGTAACACTAATTTTTTGATTGAAGACTCTTACATTACAGTATCCTcctttcttaaattaaattttctgcaATCAAAATAGCTGAATCAGAGTTAAAAAACGACGAAGCACATTGCGATAAATAGTATTAAGTATAACTAAAAGACATTAAAGGTTACCTACAtcgaattattaaaactataaattttgataaaataagcatgtaaagatatataaattatagttattCTGTACAGCACATGAAAGTAACAATGAATTGAAGtgagtatataattattttcgctTTGTGAACGTTACAATTCAACAAAGCCGGTTTAATAAAAACGACAAAGAAGGTTAAACCAACGTGTACGAATCCGgatattcttctttttaataCTACCAAATATATACTATACTTTCTGTAACTTCATCTGAACTTCAATTacttcataaaaaaattaaacatattgttgataaatttgaattaaatttacgtTAGACCATACCTACTGAAACGCAGTCTTTGTGGatctaaataatttatacattacatATAAGAAAAAAAAGGTAAACATGTAATAActtgtttttcaaatttcctatatTTAGTTACAAGGGTTTTCTtacaatagttttatttacaaccgaaaaattaattacttcaaatgtattttaataagtATGTATAGAAATCTAGTAACTTTTGTATAGTATGTACTCCAATAAGCAAAGCTGGTTCGATTTATTCAATGGCGTCACTGGTGAGAACGTTATGTtcgaaataaatgatacatttaTCATTACAAAACAATTACTGTCCTTATTCAATACAATTTCCAaattacatttgaatattttttacatatcaATAGATCACTCTATCGCCAGTCTTATTTTGAAAACTTGCATTTACCGTAATACATGTAGTGTAATTTACTTGTTACAAACATGTAATTGAAACTTAGTTCAATGTTTATGTCTAATATATCTCATAATCTATACTAATGATTAAAAACGACTTAACAGtttaatatgttaaaaattatgCAGTCAATTTAATCTTATCtcaaattatttagatttttgcATTTGTATTAATGGCATGCTCCTCATGGAGGAAAACGAATtcttatttaacaattattttcataatctgTATTAAAAAACTAAACTACCTTATCTCTGCTATTTTTTCTTCAAAGTCTTACCTTTAGACAtcacaaaataatttgaattggtaaacttattaataaatcatcCGTTTATTCCCGTTTCCCGTTTTCTCCCAGTGTTtcatttgatttacaatttattaaacagTATAAATACAACATGTGTGTCAATATGTGCATTCAGGTGTACACATACATGACACTTATATTAGATTTCCGCTGACATCACTTAAATTgatgtttacaaatatttattaatactttttgtagtaaaaataatttaaatttaaaaaataattattcctatatCTTTTTTAGACCTTTCAAACTATATGTGGTGTGTGCCGTAGGTATATGCGTAACAGTTAATAAATGTCAATCTCTAGCAATAATACTTtacatataaaaactaacaaaaaaagTATACTACATGAcagaaagataaaatattaaaataaattaatgaatctaaaacaaagaaattaaaaactacataacaatagCTTTCATAAAAGTGAATAATCAAGAAAATTGTCAGTGCTTAAACCTGCAATAGTATGTCTATTGGCAGTAatcaacattaaaaaaaaaaattaatcatctTTTAGATATCATTATACTGCAACATCTTCAACCTTCTTTCCTGTCAAGTTCATTAAGTCAGAGTGAATCCTAAAATGCAGTCTGGTTTCAAGAAGATATCCAGTATAATTGTTTCTGTAATAGTATCAAATAATCTCAGTTAATCGTGAATTAATCAAGGGCAATATTTGAGaaaaaacatttaattgaaaAGGAAAATGCAACTTACTTAGCATCTTTCAGAAACTCAATAGCAAGTGGAATATTTCCTTGGTCTTTTGCTAATAAAGCTAATTCCACTGTTGCAAAAGGAAGTATGTAAGTATCTTCCTTAATTGATTTATCTAAGCTAAGGACACGAGTTAAACAATCCTCAGCTAATAAAGGACGCTTTAATTGCCGTAAACAGGCACCTTTTAGAAGCAGCAGAAGAGCTTCATTATCTCCATGAAACTCACTTTTACTACAGAAAATTAAAACTGTTAATGATGACATTCAATAGCGTGCGCTTAATATTCattatgtaattaatgaaaaaaaaactcaCGGGCCACTCATAAGTTCTCTTTCACTTTCTTCGatctgtttaaatatatttaatgttaaatcttGCCGTTTGCCGATAATTCGGAATAAGTTCCACACGTACATAAGTTCAAATACAGGAAGAACTAATTTATCTTTTTGAGCAAAATAACGTTCtgtctttttaataacaaactttTCTATTGGCAACGACTTTCCTGCTATACGTTGTTTAAACGTAGGCGCTTGCATCATCATGAAGTCAATACACTGTTTTTTCTCACTTTTTGGCGGTGGTTTCTCCATAAGAAGTATCGCTGCTTGCTGGTATAAAGAAACAGTACAGGTCCACTTTGATTCTTTGACTAAAATGTAAGCAAACGTAGCAGCTTCTTCCCATTGTTGCAGAGCACAATGGACCCACATTAATTCCCAAAAACAAACAAGATGAAATCGAGGCCATAAGTCTTGGCTCTTCCAAGATTTTGTATACCATTCTAttgcattttcaaaatttcctctTGTTAACTCTAATCTTcctttaaaaaacaaaaaccaTACACTGTTTGGATGATGGCTTAATTCCTCCTCTAATACTCTTTCACACCATTCTAGGTCACCATCCGTGTTACTTAGAATAAAAGATATcatcaaattgtaaaataagagaATCATTGCACATAAAATGTGCCGTAATCCTCTTTTTTCCCTATATCCTGCTTCTAATTCTGATAAACCATATTCCTATTAATGAAAGagatatcaaattattattatatgcgcTATAGTATGgacatatttctattaaaaatactgttttattattccTACCTTATCACCTGAAAAGCCTATAAACTCTAGTAGTTTGATAATTCTTGCTGGTAACAATGAGATCATCTAAAAAATATCAAGAACTTGTTATGGTATCATACTACTTACGTAACTTTATCCAACAGAGGCAATAGTATGTACCAAATTAAATGCTCCAATTCCTGTGCGAAcgccactttcaaaatgaattctATGAACTTCATTTTCCCACTTACGATTATTCAAAATTGTTAAACATTCCCTGAAACAAAAGATGAcatacatgaaactatgtataaattttcaataaaaatttgaaattcgtgaaatcaatttggtttatttactTATACGACAGAAAGCAGGAACGAATTTTCAATCCAGCTTTGACAAAGCTGACCAAAGTCTCATCTTCCACAAATGTAAGTATTGATTTAAAAAGGAGTGACTCTGCATAACAGAGTTCTGCATGCACTTCCTCTGTAATATTAAGTCTATGTCATTCTTTCATGCCTTAAGTTTTGAGCTTGTTcatataattaatgttattacaaaatgaaaataattctgttataAATTGCTGATATCATGGAGACGTGAAATTTGTAAGACATTAGACAAGTTGCTAATTTACAATCTagtaaagaagaaatttttgCCATTCAAACACATATTGTATCAGTATACCTATCCATATATACTTACCAAGTGTATAAGCATCATAATTTGCCTTCTTAACCATTTTACCAATATTTTGTGTTAATGTGACACATTTACGTTGCTTTGAACATAAGCTCGTGCACTGCTTCACAGCTGCAGATGCCTTTTTAATGTATGGCTAAgcaatatatattgtaatatattattagacAAAATACTTtct encodes the following:
- the Ipo9 gene encoding importin 9, with amino-acid sequence MSAMGCDVQGSLREALYETLTGILSPHHDTRQAAEQRIQALEVTEEFGIHLTEFVVDQNGHLPIRQLASVLLKQYVETHWCSVAEKFRPPEIKHTTKERIKELLPLALRESISKVRTAVAYAISAIAHWDWPENWPGLFDILVSCLSGESEYAVHGAMRVLTEFTSDLSDTQLPNVGPVILQEMYRIFQSENQYSIRIRGRAVEIFTTITSLVAATELYQKGFTEQYLQPVIPMFCEKFVQCLQVPDGPTSDSGLKTNIIKAINCLVTKLPKYVSNFLPQMLPPVWKTLTQSAKIYQEGTVNGEREENDKEVDSDGEVINFNNLIIAIFEFVSSILDRKRFSNLLDNLLQDVMYYLIIFMQITEDQIELWSSSPNQFVEEEDVSYNVRISAQELLTALVNYSAEKAVNALCKVVTRHIEATSRLQNGAGENNDSWWKIRESSILALCKVKSAVVEKYTSGMLQFDMIQFLATVVLATLNDSGAPPLLLGRCLCVGGKYAEIMPSALSSQFLEATVNGLQENQPACIRISAVKSIYWFCEASTTETSGALVNNIRSHLPKIFQGLFNLASQPSTEVLTLVIETFQVVVELDKAFTASVENKICPLTIAVFLKFYTDPTIFCLCQDIFKSLTQNPLCIGPLQTRLIPTLTSMMAVTSMDKSKDEGCRDVALDVLQVLVQYSPTPLSSALVETAFPAACHCILNSEENETLQSGSEVIRTYLSVAAQQVTVHRDSDGQTGLQYILQIVAQLLNPQSSEFTATFVGRLVTTLIRKAGDKLGENLDLLLKAVLSKMQRAETLIVVQSLLMIYAHLINTEFDAVLNFLSTVPGPTGQSALAFVLTEWVSRQHLFFGRYERKVATIALCKILEYGVTHDDSRLNQITVKGDQIFSGNEVGVRTRSKTESQPYQWTTIPVLVKIFKLIINELSNDMEAVTANQESDESDDDDEGDDNNTFLDPGYETMLLLEEVSNEAEEGEEDPELLEDSIYHLNLGQYLRDFLLNFSSHHCFPAYVQHLNIPERKVLSSLNVNASFM
- the LOC116427930 gene encoding tetratricopeptide repeat protein 39B-like isoform X2, coding for MSDIEEDEFQDAQESIPEPISMDLDTAIMEAKKAIHWFFNNEFEEARKIMLSWANSSIYHSLGTCVFAFLEAVITFEQPYIKKASAAVKQCTSLCSKQRKCVTLTQNIGKMVKKANYDAYTLEEVHAELCYAESLLFKSILTFVEDETLVSFVKAGLKIRSCFLSYKECLTILNNRKWENEVHRIHFESGVRTGIGAFNLMISLLPARIIKLLEFIGFSGDKEYGLSELEAGYREKRGLRHILCAMILLFYNLMISFILSNTDGDLEWCERVLEEELSHHPNSVWFLFFKGRLELTRGNFENAIEWYTKSWKSQDLWPRFHLVCFWELMWVHCALQQWEEAATFAYILVKESKWTCTVSLYQQAAILLMEKPPPKSEKKQCIDFMMMQAPTFKQRIAGKSLPIEKFVIKKTERYFAQKDKLVLPVFELMYVWNLFRIIGKRQDLTLNIFKQIEESERELMSGPKSEFHGDNEALLLLLKGACLRQLKRPLLAEDCLTRVLSLDKSIKEDTYILPFATVELALLAKDQGNIPLAIEFLKDAKNNYTGYLLETRLHFRIHSDLMNLTGKKVEDVAV
- the LOC116427930 gene encoding tetratricopeptide repeat protein 39B-like isoform X1; the protein is MRIDQRINAEHSFKMSDIEEDEFQDAQESIPEPISMDLDTAIMEAKKAIHWFFNNEFEEARKIMLSWANSSIYHSLGTCVFAFLEAVITFEQPYIKKASAAVKQCTSLCSKQRKCVTLTQNIGKMVKKANYDAYTLEEVHAELCYAESLLFKSILTFVEDETLVSFVKAGLKIRSCFLSYKECLTILNNRKWENEVHRIHFESGVRTGIGAFNLMISLLPARIIKLLEFIGFSGDKEYGLSELEAGYREKRGLRHILCAMILLFYNLMISFILSNTDGDLEWCERVLEEELSHHPNSVWFLFFKGRLELTRGNFENAIEWYTKSWKSQDLWPRFHLVCFWELMWVHCALQQWEEAATFAYILVKESKWTCTVSLYQQAAILLMEKPPPKSEKKQCIDFMMMQAPTFKQRIAGKSLPIEKFVIKKTERYFAQKDKLVLPVFELMYVWNLFRIIGKRQDLTLNIFKQIEESERELMSGPKSEFHGDNEALLLLLKGACLRQLKRPLLAEDCLTRVLSLDKSIKEDTYILPFATVELALLAKDQGNIPLAIEFLKDAKNNYTGYLLETRLHFRIHSDLMNLTGKKVEDVAV